The following are encoded together in the Pseudomonadota bacterium genome:
- a CDS encoding flagellar motor protein MotA — protein sequence MTRPQAARMTMTIFSVAMLLLCILVHNGIYQAFSSNPIFNTGILVTLLLGMVAAYRQIGRIDSSVKWIHGFKGSQGAPSEPPFLLVPIASVLQKNDSMPYIGATSLRAMLDGVFTRVDESRDLSRYLMNVLILLGLLGTFWGLLQTVGGIGSVIGSLSLGEGDLKLVFDRFKDGLQKPLVGMGISFSASLFGLASSLVLGFLDLQTGRAQNVFCCELEEWLGRRSAISESTFSHTAPPASYQEAIVVTLTEQLERLQRTMRQQFDLQSVEQGNIRALSETVFALSDNLKSHNVLLAKLTQLQNETTPALLQLTDVVQRSNAAHVEEHVRNVDLSLRDIALQLAQSSSNHTSELRDELRIIARLLASDTTKDSSTQVN from the coding sequence ATGACCAGACCTCAAGCCGCACGAATGACGATGACCATATTTTCCGTAGCAATGCTGCTGCTTTGCATCTTGGTTCATAACGGGATCTATCAAGCCTTTAGCTCAAATCCGATCTTTAACACGGGCATACTAGTTACCCTGCTGTTAGGTATGGTTGCAGCTTACCGACAGATTGGGAGGATCGATAGCTCGGTAAAGTGGATTCATGGTTTTAAGGGCTCGCAAGGAGCGCCATCTGAGCCACCTTTTTTGCTGGTACCGATCGCATCTGTACTGCAAAAAAACGATTCGATGCCATACATCGGAGCGACATCGCTACGCGCTATGCTTGATGGGGTATTTACCCGCGTTGATGAGAGTCGAGATCTCTCCCGTTACCTAATGAACGTGCTAATCCTGTTGGGACTGCTCGGAACGTTCTGGGGCCTGCTACAGACCGTCGGTGGTATCGGAAGTGTGATAGGTAGCTTAAGCCTTGGTGAAGGAGATCTTAAATTAGTATTCGACCGTTTTAAGGATGGCTTACAGAAGCCCCTAGTTGGTATGGGGATCTCCTTTAGCGCGTCGTTATTTGGCCTAGCTAGCTCGCTTGTTCTTGGCTTTCTTGATCTTCAGACCGGTCGCGCACAGAATGTTTTCTGCTGTGAGCTTGAAGAGTGGCTCGGTCGAAGAAGCGCGATTTCAGAGAGTACGTTCTCACATACAGCACCTCCAGCTAGCTATCAGGAGGCGATTGTTGTAACCCTTACCGAACAACTTGAACGGCTACAGCGCACTATGCGGCAGCAGTTTGATCTGCAGAGCGTTGAACAGGGCAACATACGAGCATTGTCTGAGACGGTTTTTGCGCTCAGCGATAATTTAAAGTCGCATAACGTATTACTTGCTAAGTTAACGCAGCTTCAAAACGAAACAACTCCGGCTTTGCTGCAATTAACAGATGTGGTGCAGAGATCCAATGCGGCGCACGTTGAGGAGCATGTGCGTAACGTTGATCTAAGTCTTAGGGATATCGCTCTGCAATTGGCGCAATCCTCTTCGAACCATACCAGCGAGCTGCGCGATGAACTTCGTATTATTGCGCGCCTTCTTGCCAGCGATACGACGAAAGATAGCTCAACACAGGTGAACTAA
- a CDS encoding peptidoglycan -binding protein yields MSYLARRAKRRAFDVWPGFVDALSSMLMMVVLVLMIMAAAQFYLSSAVVNKDLALGELGEKLRQLAAALSLEKDTSTGIKSRSAQLEDEMKRNTAEMALIRTSLLDKERSFNETQSEREKLAHSLDASELAKGELAVQLALIGKQVEELNAKLSILTIDLDTTRTKVKEKEHNIEELNKKLNKAYIKKVEELAEYRSEFFGRLKKVLSNRPDIRIVGDRFVFSSEVFFQSAAASLEESGKQELLKFAEALKEMSRAIPKDVDWVLSVVGHTDKLPISNAAFPSNWELSSARAISVVKFLSEAGIPPQRLAAIGYGEYQPLDSGASSEAFAKNRRIEVKLDQK; encoded by the coding sequence ATGAGCTACCTAGCACGCAGAGCAAAACGGAGAGCTTTTGACGTTTGGCCGGGGTTTGTGGACGCACTCTCCTCTATGCTTATGATGGTCGTCTTGGTGTTGATGATCATGGCTGCGGCGCAGTTTTACCTATCAAGCGCCGTTGTGAATAAGGATCTGGCGCTTGGCGAGCTAGGCGAGAAGTTACGGCAGCTTGCGGCCGCTCTTAGCCTTGAAAAAGATACCTCAACAGGCATTAAATCTCGTAGTGCGCAGCTTGAGGACGAGATGAAGAGGAACACGGCCGAGATGGCGTTGATTAGAACCTCGCTGCTTGATAAGGAGCGCTCCTTTAATGAGACTCAGAGCGAGCGCGAAAAGCTTGCGCATAGCCTGGATGCCAGTGAACTTGCTAAGGGCGAGCTCGCCGTACAGTTGGCTCTGATCGGCAAGCAGGTAGAGGAGCTTAACGCCAAGCTCTCTATTCTGACTATTGATCTCGATACCACCCGCACTAAGGTTAAGGAGAAGGAGCACAATATCGAGGAGCTTAATAAGAAGCTCAATAAAGCCTATATTAAAAAGGTCGAGGAGCTAGCTGAGTATCGCTCAGAGTTCTTCGGAAGATTAAAGAAGGTGCTTAGTAACCGTCCAGATATTAGGATCGTTGGGGACCGTTTCGTATTCTCCTCAGAGGTATTCTTTCAGTCCGCAGCTGCTAGCCTTGAGGAGTCCGGCAAGCAGGAGCTCTTAAAGTTCGCTGAGGCCCTTAAGGAGATGTCACGCGCAATACCTAAGGATGTTGATTGGGTATTAAGTGTGGTTGGGCACACCGATAAGCTTCCAATTAGTAACGCAGCGTTTCCATCTAACTGGGAGCTCTCATCAGCCCGTGCTATATCCGTGGTTAAGTTTCTGAGTGAGGCCGGTATTCCGCCGCAGCGACTCGCCGCTATCGGTTACGGAGAGTATCAACCCCTTGATTCTGGCGCTAGCTCTGAGGCCTTCGCCAAGAATCGTCGTATCGAGGTAAAGCTGGATCAGAAGTAG
- a CDS encoding PDDEXK nuclease domain-containing protein — protein sequence MIAAAKQQAFQAVNKTLISLYWNVGKYLRQKLESAEWGDGVVDKLAKHLAKVQPGIRGFTRRNLFRMRLFFDTYKDDKKMSPLVSQLSWTHNLIILSQSKRPEEREFYLRMAIREKWGKRELERQFRGALFERAVLSPPKVSPVVTQLHPTATEVLKDSYLLEFIDLPSTHAESDLQHELVQKLRDFLIELGRDFCFIGTEFPVQVGNRDFAIDLLFFHRGLNCLVAFDLKVGRFEPEHLGKLNFYLEALDRDDRKSHEQPAIGILLCANKDKEVVEYALSRSLSPTLIAEYKTKLPDKKLLQAKLHELYAQTEKSSVDKPNRKPKAKKKTERKT from the coding sequence ATGATTGCAGCTGCGAAGCAGCAGGCGTTTCAGGCGGTTAATAAAACACTAATCAGTCTTTATTGGAACGTTGGTAAATACCTTCGCCAAAAACTGGAATCGGCAGAATGGGGTGATGGTGTTGTCGATAAATTGGCTAAACATCTTGCAAAAGTTCAGCCAGGCATTAGAGGCTTTACGCGGCGAAATCTGTTTCGGATGAGGCTATTTTTCGATACCTACAAGGACGATAAGAAAATGTCACCACTGGTGTCACAATTGTCGTGGACTCACAACTTGATCATACTTTCACAGAGCAAACGACCAGAAGAACGCGAATTTTATCTACGGATGGCGATCCGTGAAAAATGGGGTAAGCGCGAACTAGAAAGGCAATTTCGTGGAGCCTTATTCGAGCGGGCCGTCCTCAGTCCTCCAAAAGTGTCACCAGTGGTGACACAATTGCATCCGACTGCGACGGAGGTCTTAAAAGACTCGTATTTACTGGAATTTATTGATTTACCATCGACACACGCTGAATCTGACTTGCAGCATGAGCTGGTGCAAAAACTTCGAGATTTTCTGATTGAACTAGGACGAGACTTCTGCTTCATTGGCACCGAATTCCCGGTTCAAGTGGGAAACAGAGACTTCGCTATAGACCTCCTGTTTTTTCATCGTGGCTTAAACTGCTTGGTGGCGTTTGATTTAAAAGTTGGGCGTTTTGAGCCGGAGCATCTTGGCAAATTAAACTTTTATTTAGAAGCCCTAGATCGCGACGATAGAAAGTCGCACGAGCAACCTGCAATCGGCATTCTGCTATGTGCCAACAAGGATAAGGAAGTCGTCGAATATGCGCTTAGTCGGTCTTTGTCGCCGACGTTAATTGCCGAATACAAAACCAAACTACCTGATAAGAAGCTTCTGCAGGCAAAGTTACATGAGCTTTATGCTCAGACTGAAAAGAGTAGTGTAGATAAGCCAAATCGAAAGCCAAAGGCAAAGAAAAAAACGGAGCGGAAGACATGA
- a CDS encoding ATPase, T2SS/T4P/T4SS family, with product MSFSDTSPLQQSSAPSVGKVSYHAGDLVLCSSDEARSFLTFEQASAIKTLPLGVMRGAHTLTLHCACLSDSEDLRQRMRFACGMDVTVTVVPAELLEEAIVRAYLGSDQRLASYLEKLTVGRERQKGRSSTVIQHPEPQGDAAKFLTALLEFGAVRGASDLHLCPVAHGAVVKIRIDGELLSQDSKPYPQALHEQVMNRLKVLAGLDVACKRLPQDGAIAFLVGGSERSARISTLPAVQGESAVIRFLHTHTTPRISTLGLGATTLAVLRKALDKTHGIILLTGPTGSGKTTTMYAAIVELERRGLNVVTVEDPVEAPLANMVQVQVNEAQGLDYPRAIRSVLRHDPDVLLIGEMRDSASARIGLEVASTGHLTLSSLHVGSALLALERLAALGIPHERSVSTVSLILTQRLIAKLCVRCKIQDPGSSTLFGCTVFSPLGCAACNNSGFSGRVVVTELLDLQTQGAKDAAIRYRSVRELLDHIPKGAFIPWTESLEHLISCGEISAEQFQNFIDLEMLEL from the coding sequence ATGAGTTTCTCAGATACTAGCCCGTTACAGCAGAGTAGTGCGCCCTCCGTAGGAAAGGTTAGCTACCATGCAGGCGATCTGGTGCTCTGTTCATCTGATGAGGCGCGCTCCTTTTTGACCTTCGAGCAGGCCAGCGCCATAAAGACCCTACCTCTAGGCGTTATGCGCGGGGCGCATACCCTTACGCTTCACTGCGCCTGTTTATCTGATAGCGAGGATCTCCGCCAACGTATGCGCTTTGCTTGTGGAATGGATGTTACCGTTACGGTAGTTCCCGCTGAGTTACTCGAAGAGGCTATCGTGCGAGCGTACCTCGGCTCAGATCAACGGCTTGCGAGCTATCTTGAGAAGCTAACGGTTGGTCGTGAGCGCCAGAAAGGTAGGAGCAGCACCGTTATACAACACCCGGAGCCACAGGGGGATGCGGCCAAGTTTCTTACCGCACTCCTTGAATTTGGCGCAGTGAGGGGGGCTTCCGATCTGCATCTCTGCCCCGTAGCGCACGGAGCAGTTGTAAAGATTAGGATAGATGGAGAGCTTCTGAGCCAGGATAGTAAGCCCTATCCGCAGGCGCTGCATGAGCAGGTAATGAATCGGCTTAAAGTCTTAGCTGGACTTGATGTAGCGTGCAAAAGGTTGCCACAGGACGGCGCGATTGCATTTCTGGTTGGAGGGTCAGAGCGTTCGGCACGTATTAGCACATTACCTGCTGTGCAAGGCGAGAGCGCAGTTATCCGCTTCCTACATACGCACACTACTCCGCGCATCTCTACTTTAGGATTAGGAGCTACTACCCTTGCTGTATTGCGCAAAGCGCTCGACAAAACGCACGGGATTATCCTGCTTACGGGCCCAACTGGTAGTGGTAAGACAACGACCATGTACGCCGCTATAGTAGAGCTCGAACGGCGCGGGTTAAACGTAGTAACCGTCGAGGACCCTGTAGAGGCTCCTTTGGCCAATATGGTACAGGTGCAGGTCAACGAAGCGCAGGGGCTCGATTATCCCCGCGCAATCCGCTCCGTCTTGCGGCACGATCCCGATGTTCTACTGATAGGTGAGATGCGAGACTCAGCTTCTGCCCGTATCGGGCTTGAGGTCGCATCAACGGGGCATCTGACCTTATCATCGCTGCACGTTGGCTCTGCGCTCCTGGCGCTCGAACGCCTAGCGGCGCTCGGTATTCCGCACGAACGGAGCGTTTCAACGGTATCGCTTATTCTGACGCAGCGTTTAATAGCTAAGTTGTGTGTGCGGTGTAAGATTCAAGACCCGGGCTCCAGCACACTTTTTGGTTGCACAGTGTTTTCACCGCTTGGGTGCGCAGCCTGTAACAATTCAGGATTTTCAGGGAGGGTTGTTGTAACAGAGCTCTTAGATCTTCAAACGCAGGGCGCAAAGGATGCCGCAATCCGTTATCGTTCAGTGCGGGAGCTGTTAGATCATATACCAAAGGGGGCCTTTATTCCCTGGACCGAATCGCTTGAGCACCTGATCTCTTGTGGTGAGATCTCAGCGGAGCAGTTTCAGAACTTTATTGATCTTGAGATGCTGGAACTTTAA
- a CDS encoding NUDIX domain-containing protein, giving the protein MPKKKLPLRPNVCMLLYNKKGQLFLGERCNRKGHWQFPQGGAEPQYSLRANVVRELSEELGIKKTALGAIKKLKATHEYDWSEIPLYARGKWRGQAQTFWLVEFKGIDSEIDLELFGEAEFRSWRWASVTTVRRLADARRLVGYEAALKEFLLFKGKH; this is encoded by the coding sequence ATGCCAAAGAAAAAACTCCCCCTACGTCCGAACGTCTGCATGTTGCTCTATAACAAAAAGGGGCAGCTCTTTTTAGGCGAGCGTTGTAACAGAAAGGGCCACTGGCAGTTCCCTCAAGGGGGTGCTGAGCCGCAGTATTCTTTGAGAGCGAACGTAGTGCGTGAGCTTAGTGAGGAGCTAGGTATTAAAAAAACCGCGCTGGGAGCCATAAAAAAACTTAAAGCTACCCATGAATACGACTGGAGCGAGATTCCACTCTATGCGCGTGGTAAGTGGCGGGGACAGGCGCAGACCTTTTGGCTTGTCGAGTTTAAGGGGATTGATAGCGAGATCGATCTAGAGCTGTTCGGAGAGGCTGAGTTTCGTAGCTGGAGGTGGGCCTCCGTTACTACGGTGCGTCGACTAGCCGACGCACGCCGTCTTGTTGGGTATGAGGCGGCTCTGAAGGAGTTTCTGCTATTTAAGGGGAAACATTAG
- the recJ gene encoding single-stranded-DNA-specific exonuclease RecJ: MAIPAFKNESGTTARVLKKIRLRPQDLVVAEAISREMGTSSVVARVLAARGFSPGEELANYISPTLRNGLPDPACLKNLDLASKLIAECHAQGITIAICCDFDVDGLSGGSVVHDFFNTVGIRSEVFVPNRFVDGYGLNENTVRKIAQRGFGLLLTIDFGTTNVNELTVARELGLKTIVVDHHHISAEPPPADVFINPHQEGCGFAKGIACAAGLAWYLVLGLKNELKSDAIDAKSFLDLACLGTICDMVPLIGVNRVIAKRGLELLSETKRPGLRALRNVIGIKGNVGCSDVSFGIGPRLNAAGRIVHGELVIELLTTKDSARADKLARQLNDLNIERQEVEGIVKQAAIAQVEKSGELGWGLVVWSPEFHTGVIGIVAQRLVEHFYRPAVVMGMDIPGVYKGSVRGIKGFSVIAALAAVGEHLLKFGGHDGAGGFSVAEEKIEEFKRAFVAECKERLAGIEVVPFVDADTESTLPEISIGLVHELSKLAPFGMGNPAPLILLKKLRVVEVRVLKEAHLKVLLSDGHRFISGVMWRQSSHPALRLNGQVDIVCRPEVSSFNGTTELQANIQAVESSEG, translated from the coding sequence ATGGCTATCCCTGCATTTAAAAACGAATCTGGAACAACCGCCCGCGTACTTAAAAAGATCCGGCTTAGGCCGCAGGATCTCGTTGTAGCTGAGGCGATCTCACGCGAGATGGGCACCAGTTCGGTTGTAGCGCGGGTGCTTGCGGCGCGCGGATTCTCGCCCGGAGAGGAGCTCGCCAATTACATCTCGCCAACCCTGCGTAACGGACTTCCCGATCCAGCCTGCCTTAAGAACCTCGATCTAGCCTCAAAGCTTATCGCTGAGTGTCATGCACAGGGAATTACGATCGCAATCTGTTGCGACTTCGATGTTGATGGACTATCAGGCGGCTCTGTAGTTCACGACTTTTTTAACACAGTCGGAATTCGCTCGGAGGTCTTTGTTCCGAACAGATTCGTCGATGGTTATGGGCTTAATGAAAATACCGTGCGCAAGATAGCACAGCGCGGGTTCGGATTGCTACTAACGATCGATTTTGGAACAACGAACGTTAACGAGCTTACGGTTGCGCGCGAGCTTGGACTCAAAACTATAGTGGTCGATCATCACCATATCAGCGCAGAGCCACCACCGGCGGATGTTTTTATCAATCCGCACCAAGAGGGGTGTGGATTTGCTAAGGGCATCGCGTGTGCGGCCGGGCTGGCGTGGTATCTCGTACTAGGACTTAAAAATGAGCTAAAGAGTGATGCCATAGATGCAAAGAGCTTTCTTGATCTGGCCTGCCTTGGCACGATCTGCGATATGGTGCCTTTAATTGGGGTTAATCGCGTAATTGCTAAGCGTGGCTTAGAGCTACTCTCAGAAACGAAGCGCCCGGGGCTACGAGCGCTCAGGAACGTTATCGGCATTAAGGGTAACGTTGGATGTAGCGATGTTTCGTTCGGTATCGGCCCGCGACTTAATGCTGCTGGTCGTATCGTGCACGGTGAGTTGGTCATAGAGCTCCTGACCACTAAGGATTCAGCCAGGGCCGACAAATTAGCTCGGCAGCTTAATGATCTAAACATAGAGCGACAGGAGGTCGAGGGCATCGTTAAGCAGGCGGCGATAGCGCAGGTTGAAAAGAGCGGCGAGCTAGGTTGGGGGCTGGTTGTCTGGAGTCCTGAGTTTCACACCGGCGTAATCGGTATTGTAGCGCAACGGCTGGTAGAGCATTTCTATCGCCCCGCGGTGGTTATGGGGATGGACATCCCCGGCGTCTATAAGGGATCTGTGCGTGGTATTAAGGGTTTTAGCGTTATCGCAGCCCTTGCGGCGGTAGGTGAGCACCTGCTCAAGTTTGGTGGGCACGATGGAGCTGGTGGGTTTTCCGTGGCTGAGGAGAAGATTGAGGAGTTTAAACGGGCCTTCGTTGCTGAATGCAAGGAGCGTCTCGCTGGGATTGAGGTCGTTCCATTCGTGGATGCCGATACGGAGAGCACTTTACCGGAGATATCTATAGGGTTGGTTCACGAGCTCTCGAAGTTAGCACCATTTGGGATGGGAAATCCGGCGCCCCTAATTCTATTAAAAAAGCTACGAGTTGTAGAGGTTCGGGTTCTTAAGGAGGCGCACCTTAAGGTGTTGTTGAGCGATGGACACCGTTTTATCTCAGGCGTGATGTGGCGGCAAAGCTCGCACCCTGCACTGCGACTGAACGGGCAGGTCGATATCGTTTGCCGCCCAGAGGTCAGTAGCTTTAACGGAACGACCGAGCTACAGGCCAATATTCAGGCGGTGGAGAGTTCGGAGGGATAG
- a CDS encoding SGNH/GDSL hydrolase family protein: protein MDYTTQPARLSFKTKLFLALFGLVISALMLEVAFRVLAPGLKPKRWSDRPYAYFIPSDSRTLQDRSPHPKEPGTFRILVVGDSFTFGPHLQLNDTFPKKLEQMLNLNPAAPRVEVINRGVCGVSTEVEVELVREALKEQPDLLVLEITLNDAETLPLTKAKRAELFDAPWMKWRIFTIWRSLGFVAQRLHNYQTVGRHIEYYNQLFKNPQTLQQFDTALSRIAILAKGAQVPILAMVFPLFDFPVNNNYPFHEVHTVIQKSLAAHAITEVDLLMAYKNIPPERLQVIPGIDNHPNEIAHRIAAERLLAVLADRRYLPETVLPSRIFRQRKGLRSKSSPGAAVWSRAAHAVAQTSDHTDN from the coding sequence ATGGATTACACAACTCAACCAGCCCGGCTATCGTTTAAGACCAAGCTATTTCTGGCGCTCTTTGGCTTAGTCATAAGCGCTCTGATGCTTGAGGTGGCGTTTCGGGTGCTTGCGCCAGGGCTAAAGCCAAAACGGTGGAGCGATAGGCCGTACGCATATTTCATTCCATCAGATTCCAGGACGCTACAGGATCGCTCTCCACATCCTAAGGAGCCGGGCACCTTTCGGATCCTTGTTGTTGGAGACTCCTTTACCTTCGGCCCACATCTGCAGCTTAATGATACATTCCCCAAAAAACTTGAGCAGATGTTAAACCTCAATCCTGCAGCGCCAAGGGTTGAAGTTATAAATCGTGGCGTATGTGGGGTATCAACAGAGGTTGAGGTTGAGCTTGTGCGCGAAGCGCTCAAGGAGCAGCCGGATCTTCTAGTGCTAGAGATAACCCTCAATGATGCTGAAACTCTGCCACTTACAAAGGCTAAGCGCGCGGAGCTTTTTGACGCTCCCTGGATGAAGTGGAGGATCTTTACGATCTGGCGATCGCTTGGTTTTGTGGCACAGCGGTTACATAACTATCAAACCGTTGGGCGCCATATTGAATACTACAATCAGCTCTTTAAAAACCCCCAGACCCTGCAGCAATTTGATACCGCACTTTCTAGGATTGCAATTTTAGCTAAAGGGGCGCAGGTGCCCATTCTTGCAATGGTATTTCCTCTCTTTGATTTTCCGGTGAATAACAACTATCCATTTCATGAGGTCCATACCGTTATTCAAAAGAGCTTAGCAGCGCACGCCATTACTGAGGTCGACCTCTTAATGGCCTATAAGAACATTCCACCCGAAAGGCTACAGGTAATTCCCGGGATTGATAATCATCCAAATGAGATCGCGCACCGTATTGCAGCCGAGCGGCTATTAGCGGTACTTGCAGATAGGCGTTATCTACCGGAGACCGTTTTGCCAAGCCGCATCTTTCGTCAACGTAAGGGTCTTCGGAGCAAATCTAGCCCTGGAGCGGCGGTCTGGTCACGGGCGGCGCATGCTGTAGCACAGACAAGTGATCATACTGATAATTAG
- a CDS encoding TldD/PmbA family protein, which produces MLTRSTVDKLIPILRRDARRALSMSVAGFPAPYYCSFLLKDIDSFNTWASSGSTCRSQTDRTRTVYCDLRVGSYDYDQVTEGGTRELDEDLESSSHCSVPIDDKDYDGLRITLWKLLESKFREALTDYNHKEASRISTLDPNNGLRSFTRANRASYKHHARRGNVDCNKWSRFCKRASLWMSFLPRLSGSWVEFDMSQETRIFVSTEGSLFVQNSQVFSLSANFHKLTKEGSRLEQELVINVGSEDELPDLATFKKLATQKYDQLMRISRAKKIHAFSGPVLLYPGPAGLLFHEAVGHRLEGSRLLSPGEGQTFKGQEGKQIFKLPITIRDNPNLKEHNGGRCIGSYAYDDEGTRAQDTVLIEDGVLKSFLSTRAALNKGRYHSNGHARTNRHQRPISRMAVTIVEAKNGVPLDRLKEKLIYEIKRQKKPFGMIVYETNGGETDTTNYDFQAFSGDIAYATLIYPNGREVCVRGVNFVGTPLQSLSNIIAVGDSSELDNGFCGAESGLIPISTISPPVLVSTLELQGKDEELVTPSILQRPKTLKRKRKPKQLRRKRSS; this is translated from the coding sequence ATGCTCACTCGCTCGACCGTTGATAAATTGATCCCGATACTACGCAGGGATGCTCGGCGCGCGCTCTCTATGAGTGTGGCTGGTTTTCCTGCGCCCTACTACTGCTCCTTCCTCTTAAAAGACATCGACTCCTTTAATACCTGGGCGAGTAGCGGCTCTACCTGCCGCTCTCAAACGGATCGTACGAGAACCGTGTACTGCGATCTCCGTGTTGGCTCATACGACTACGACCAGGTTACAGAGGGGGGGACAAGGGAGCTGGACGAGGACCTTGAGTCTAGCTCGCACTGCTCCGTTCCGATCGATGACAAGGATTACGACGGCCTGCGCATCACCCTCTGGAAGCTCCTTGAGAGTAAGTTTAGAGAGGCGCTAACGGATTACAACCACAAGGAAGCGAGCCGCATCTCAACCCTCGACCCCAATAATGGCCTGCGCTCCTTTACCCGCGCCAATCGTGCCTCATACAAGCACCACGCTAGGCGTGGTAATGTCGACTGCAACAAGTGGAGTAGGTTCTGTAAGCGCGCCTCGCTCTGGATGTCATTTCTGCCCCGTCTTTCAGGTAGCTGGGTAGAGTTCGATATGTCGCAGGAGACCAGGATCTTTGTAAGCACCGAAGGAAGCCTCTTCGTTCAGAACTCTCAGGTATTCTCCCTAAGCGCTAACTTTCATAAGTTAACCAAGGAGGGCTCGCGACTAGAGCAGGAGCTAGTGATTAACGTTGGCTCCGAAGATGAGCTTCCAGATCTCGCCACATTTAAAAAGCTGGCTACGCAGAAATATGATCAGCTGATGCGCATCTCTCGCGCAAAAAAAATCCACGCATTTTCCGGTCCGGTGCTGCTCTATCCCGGACCTGCTGGCCTACTCTTTCACGAAGCGGTCGGGCACCGACTCGAGGGTAGCCGACTCCTTTCACCCGGTGAGGGACAGACCTTCAAGGGCCAAGAGGGCAAGCAGATCTTTAAACTTCCGATTACTATCCGCGATAATCCAAACTTGAAGGAGCATAACGGAGGTCGGTGCATCGGATCATACGCCTACGATGATGAGGGCACACGCGCGCAGGATACCGTGCTGATTGAAGATGGCGTTCTCAAGAGCTTCCTCTCAACACGCGCCGCTCTCAATAAAGGTCGCTACCATTCGAATGGGCACGCCCGTACCAACAGACATCAACGACCGATCAGCCGTATGGCGGTAACAATTGTGGAGGCCAAGAACGGTGTGCCACTTGATCGACTCAAAGAGAAACTAATTTACGAGATTAAGCGCCAGAAGAAACCGTTCGGTATGATCGTCTACGAAACTAATGGTGGAGAGACCGATACAACGAACTATGACTTTCAAGCCTTCTCAGGTGATATCGCCTACGCCACATTAATCTACCCCAACGGTCGTGAGGTCTGCGTACGGGGGGTAAACTTCGTCGGAACTCCGTTGCAATCGCTCAGCAACATAATAGCGGTTGGCGATAGCTCTGAGCTGGATAACGGCTTCTGTGGGGCCGAATCAGGCCTGATCCCAATTAGCACCATTAGCCCACCTGTACTGGTCAGCACCCTTGAGCTACAGGGCAAGGATGAAGAGCTCGTGACCCCTAGCATCCTGCAACGTCCAAAGACTCTAAAACGCAAGCGCAAGCCGAAACAACTTAGGCGTAAGCGCTCCTCTTAG